The nucleotide sequence GTCTTTGGAAAGGTGATTATAGGCATTGGCATCCCAGCTGATCAAGTCTTTTGGAGGAAAAACCAGGGGAATATCCTTCACATTGTCTGAATAGCGCAAGAGGGATTGTTGGGTTAATTGCAGGGTATAAACACTCTCATTTACCCAATCAGCCTGATTGGTTGATTTCTCACGGTTTACCAAATAAATCAGATTACCTTCTACATCTATACTACTTTTGCTGATAATATCCCTGTAAAAAAAATTAGAAGATTCAATATCTGACTCACCAAAATATATCGTTTCCGTCACTTCATATACCCAAAACCTGTCTACGGCCAAAGGCATATAATCAAGTCCTAATTCCAATGGGGAAGGACTATCCTCCTGACAAGCAGCCAAAAACAATAGCAATAAATAGTGTAAAACTTTCTTCATTCAGTTTGCATAGGGAGTTTACAAAAATACATTTTTATCCCGAAAATTAGCAGACTTCAGTTTTCTAAATCCAAAGCTAGACTAGTATGCTATAGAAAAAGCCCCTTTTCTGATTATCTTTGAACCGAAATCAAGAAAACATCAACTGCTAAAACCTATTTGGAATGGCGCTTAAGACTTTTGTAAAAATAAGCACTGTCAATAATCTCAGTGATGCACGATATTGTGCGGGAATGTATGTGAATTTAATGGGCTTTAATCTGGAGGAAAATAATAAGAACTTCCTTTCTCCTGAAAAGTTCACAGAAATGACCAATTGGCTTTCTGGCTTGGAATATGTAGCCGAATTTGAAAACACACATCCTGACAAAATCCTGGAGACAGTAAAAAACTATGAAGGAATAAACTATATTCAAGTCGCTGAGGAACATCATCTACAGATGCTTTTAAACACTTCTTTTAGCATAATCTGGAACAAATGGGCTGAAACCTTGGATGAACTAAAAGAATTGGTTGCTAAAGCTCCAGGACTGAAAGAAAATCAGGTGACCTTGCTACTAGAATCATCCAACTTGAAGTTGAATAAAGAAACCATTGCATTGATCAAGGAGTTATCTGCAAAATGTGATGTTTTATTAGGTTTTGGACTTGAAGCAGAAAGCATTGATGAAACCATTGCAGCTACACAAGTAAAAGGAATAGCCATGAAAGGTGGAGATGAAATTAAGCCTGGCTTAAAAGACTTTGATGAATTAGCTGATATATTGGAATCATTGGAAATTGAATACTAAATATAAAAACAACAAAAAGGCCTCTGAATTGATTTTCAGAGGCCTTTTGATAATTAAAC is from Echinicola marina and encodes:
- the trpF gene encoding phosphoribosylanthranilate isomerase encodes the protein MALKTFVKISTVNNLSDARYCAGMYVNLMGFNLEENNKNFLSPEKFTEMTNWLSGLEYVAEFENTHPDKILETVKNYEGINYIQVAEEHHLQMLLNTSFSIIWNKWAETLDELKELVAKAPGLKENQVTLLLESSNLKLNKETIALIKELSAKCDVLLGFGLEAESIDETIAATQVKGIAMKGGDEIKPGLKDFDELADILESLEIEY